Proteins encoded by one window of Companilactobacillus ginsenosidimutans:
- a CDS encoding isochorismate synthase gives MLNVRQVHGNWNSSRIQQIVDAALEQEIFSYFESSDRKTQWIGIGSTSRFYPEDTGNRFSSVEKWFDNVKSQLPTKIDRDAIAILGGFSFDKNVNHNTPWKKWSAGVFVLPRIIVKVTSKETTISEIKKHKFSNDTIEDVLNKVIEMSHSSAELKNFQTEDLDKDWNEQVDKLVDSINESKSLKKVVLGRFKQGEFDGNINAVETLKALRALNKTTYHFMLKIKEQLFISATPERLFLLDGKRFSTAAIAGTIGRGDSEQEDNTLALKLYKDDKNRQEHQIVVNEISSRVKGFSTDVDMNETPMILKNQTVQHLYTPIQANVSDNADAFVLVEKMHPTPALGGMPSKETMSIIRNLESQPRVLFGAPIGYITFEGNAEMIVGIRSMYVHFDQFLMFAGAGIMPDSVGESEVKETELKFQPMIRLLQYLEERK, from the coding sequence ATGTTAAATGTCCGTCAGGTTCATGGCAACTGGAATAGTAGTCGAATTCAACAAATTGTTGATGCAGCTTTGGAGCAGGAAATTTTTAGTTATTTTGAATCAAGTGATCGTAAAACACAATGGATAGGAATTGGCAGTACTAGTCGCTTTTATCCAGAAGATACTGGAAATAGATTTTCTAGTGTGGAGAAGTGGTTCGACAATGTTAAGTCACAACTTCCTACAAAAATAGATAGGGATGCCATTGCAATTTTAGGTGGTTTCTCCTTTGATAAAAATGTAAATCACAATACACCGTGGAAGAAATGGTCCGCAGGTGTATTTGTTTTGCCTAGAATAATTGTTAAAGTAACTTCTAAAGAGACAACCATTTCGGAAATTAAAAAGCATAAATTTTCAAATGATACGATTGAAGACGTTCTAAATAAGGTTATTGAAATGTCTCACTCTTCTGCGGAATTGAAAAATTTTCAGACCGAAGATTTAGATAAAGACTGGAATGAACAAGTCGATAAATTAGTTGATAGTATAAATGAATCTAAATCACTAAAAAAAGTGGTCTTAGGACGATTTAAGCAAGGCGAATTTGACGGAAATATTAATGCAGTTGAAACTTTGAAGGCGTTGCGTGCTCTCAATAAAACCACTTATCATTTTATGTTAAAAATTAAAGAACAATTGTTCATAAGTGCAACACCAGAGCGACTTTTCTTACTTGATGGGAAACGATTTTCTACTGCTGCTATAGCTGGAACAATTGGTAGAGGGGACAGTGAACAAGAAGATAATACACTAGCTTTGAAGTTGTACAAGGATGACAAGAATCGTCAAGAACATCAAATTGTTGTAAATGAAATTTCAAGTCGTGTTAAGGGATTTTCAACTGACGTTGATATGAATGAAACTCCAATGATTCTCAAAAACCAAACTGTTCAACATCTTTATACTCCTATTCAAGCTAATGTTTCTGACAATGCTGATGCGTTTGTCTTGGTTGAAAAGATGCATCCTACACCTGCTTTAGGAGGGATGCCTTCTAAAGAAACGATGTCAATTATTAGAAATTTAGAATCACAACCCCGTGTGCTATTTGGAGCACCAATTGGTTATATTACATTTGAAGGTAATGCGGAAATGATAGTTGGAATCCGTTCTATGTATGTCCATTTTGATCAATTCTTGATGTTTGCTGGAGCTGGGATAATGCCAGATTCCGTCGGTGAATCTGAGGTAAAGGAAACTGAACTTAAATTTCAACCTATGATAAGACTTCTACAATATTTGGAGGAACGAAAATGA
- the menH gene encoding 2-succinyl-6-hydroxy-2,4-cyclohexadiene-1-carboxylate synthase translates to MSKLIVNNIIYNYQSNVIDPAKSTYVFLHGFLGSKIDFHKLIEDFPEQFLVLDLLGFGANRFQNVPPERFLQNNQVSDLESIFTKLNLKNISLVGYSMGGRLALAYALKFPRRTNELILESTTAGIDGDDQRKLRREHDEKLAASLEQNGIEKFIENWENLPLFATQKEVNPSSFEFMHNQRITQNPINVANSLRNMGTGKQPNYWHELSTLRIPKVKIIVGSEDEKFLKIGHRLQTLISNSSEIIVKNAGHNIHFEHPNSFKKAIFDDSK, encoded by the coding sequence ATGTCGAAACTAATCGTTAATAATATTATTTATAATTATCAAAGCAACGTTATTGATCCCGCCAAGTCTACTTATGTTTTTCTGCATGGATTTTTAGGAAGTAAAATTGATTTTCATAAACTTATAGAAGATTTTCCCGAACAATTTTTAGTTTTGGATTTATTGGGTTTTGGAGCAAATAGATTTCAAAATGTTCCACCTGAACGTTTTTTACAAAATAATCAAGTTAGTGATTTGGAAAGCATTTTTACAAAACTAAACCTCAAAAATATTAGTTTAGTAGGTTATTCAATGGGGGGAAGGCTTGCATTAGCCTATGCATTGAAATTTCCACGGCGAACCAATGAATTGATATTAGAAAGTACAACGGCTGGTATTGATGGTGATGATCAACGTAAACTAAGAAGAGAACATGATGAAAAACTAGCAGCTAGTCTTGAACAAAATGGTATAGAAAAGTTTATTGAGAATTGGGAAAATTTACCTCTGTTTGCTACTCAAAAGGAAGTTAATCCGAGTTCCTTTGAGTTTATGCATAATCAACGCATTACGCAGAACCCAATCAACGTTGCAAACTCATTGAGAAATATGGGGACTGGAAAGCAGCCCAATTACTGGCATGAGCTATCAACTCTAAGAATTCCAAAAGTTAAAATAATTGTTGGTTCTGAGGATGAAAAATTTTTAAAAATTGGCCATCGACTGCAGACCTTAATTTCGAACTCATCAGAAATAATTGTCAAAAATGCTGGTCATAACATTCATTTTGAACATCCCAACAGTTTTAAAAAAGCAATTTTTGATGATTCTAAATAA
- a CDS encoding YfcC family protein, producing MEKAKKKWTMPSAYTILFFLIIFVAILSWVIPAGEYATTKTGDIIAGTYKARASSPQGIWDVFMAPINGMVGTDQTDGSISISLFILVIGGFLGVVNKTRALDDGISTTLKKFAGKEMWLIPVLMILFALGGSTYGMGEETLAFYPILIPVMIGVGYDTVTAISIALIGSQVGCLASTVNPFATGVASQTINISPGDGLVSRLILLIFVTAISIVYVMYYASHVKKNPENSVVFERRQQDLEEFSTKNKTIDEKISSKQKTVLILFGLTFLIMIMGLIPWTSLNKNWTFFDDFTKWLTHVPFLGDLISRNLTPLGSWYFTEITSLFLLMSVLIMFVFHMKESTFIGAFMDGMRDFMGVAIICAVARGIQVVMNNGYITATVLHAGENGLQNLSSGIFIVLAYIFYIPMSFLIPSTSGLAAATMGIIGPLGKFSGVSGSLVITAFQAASGWVNLITPTSGVLMGALAIGHVDLLKWWKYIWKLMLILFIFICIYLVIVSMIK from the coding sequence ATGGAAAAAGCGAAGAAAAAATGGACAATGCCATCGGCATATACTATTTTATTTTTCTTAATAATTTTTGTGGCGATATTGAGTTGGGTAATTCCAGCAGGTGAATACGCAACTACTAAAACTGGCGATATAATTGCCGGGACTTATAAAGCACGAGCCAGCAGTCCTCAAGGAATCTGGGATGTCTTTATGGCGCCAATCAACGGAATGGTTGGTACTGATCAAACCGATGGATCCATTTCAATATCATTATTTATTTTAGTAATTGGTGGATTTCTGGGAGTAGTCAATAAAACCCGTGCCTTAGATGACGGAATAAGTACAACTTTAAAAAAGTTTGCCGGAAAAGAAATGTGGCTCATACCAGTGTTAATGATTTTATTTGCGCTTGGTGGGTCGACGTATGGTATGGGTGAAGAGACTTTGGCATTTTATCCAATCTTAATTCCAGTTATGATTGGAGTGGGTTACGATACCGTTACTGCAATTTCAATTGCATTGATTGGTTCTCAAGTGGGATGTCTGGCATCTACAGTCAATCCCTTTGCGACGGGAGTTGCATCGCAAACAATTAACATTTCCCCAGGTGATGGCTTGGTATCACGTTTGATTTTGTTAATTTTTGTAACAGCAATCAGTATTGTTTATGTCATGTATTATGCGTCTCATGTTAAAAAGAATCCCGAAAACTCAGTGGTTTTTGAACGGCGACAACAAGATTTAGAAGAGTTTTCAACCAAAAATAAAACAATTGACGAAAAAATTTCTAGTAAACAGAAAACGGTTTTGATTTTATTTGGCTTAACTTTCTTAATTATGATTATGGGGCTAATTCCTTGGACAAGTCTTAATAAAAATTGGACATTTTTTGACGACTTTACTAAGTGGCTAACTCATGTTCCGTTTTTAGGAGACTTAATTAGCCGTAATTTGACCCCATTAGGTTCTTGGTATTTTACCGAAATCACATCATTATTCTTGCTTATGTCGGTATTGATCATGTTTGTTTTCCACATGAAAGAATCGACATTTATTGGTGCATTTATGGATGGAATGAGAGATTTCATGGGTGTTGCAATTATTTGTGCGGTGGCTCGTGGAATTCAAGTGGTCATGAACAACGGTTATATTACTGCAACAGTTTTACATGCGGGTGAAAATGGATTGCAAAATCTTTCATCCGGAATTTTTATAGTTTTGGCTTATATTTTTTATATTCCAATGTCATTTTTAATTCCTTCTACTTCAGGATTAGCAGCAGCTACAATGGGAATTATAGGTCCTCTGGGCAAGTTTTCTGGAGTATCTGGTTCATTAGTAATTACGGCTTTTCAAGCTGCTTCAGGCTGGGTAAATTTAATTACACCAACTTCTGGTGTCTTAATGGGAGCATTAGCAATTGGACATGTTGATTTGCTTAAGTGGTGGAAATATATTTGGAAATTAATGTTAATTCTATTTATATTTATTTGTATTTATCTAGTAATAGTTTCAATGATTAAATAA
- a CDS encoding M20 family metallopeptidase: protein MEKFITDSIQDSAIKDLAKVIAIPSFSSDPEANAPFGDGPKKALTKVLEIADALGFTTYEDPEGYYGYADIGDGDKTFGLVCHMDEVPAGDNSAWDSDPFKLVEKDGKLFGRGTQDDKGPSLAAMYAVKAILDAGYSFNKKIRFIFGTDEETLWRCLAQYNKKEDPIDLGIAPDAEFPLIYAEKGLQQSYLQGAGSKELHLNIVDSFNAVPGQAVYDGPKQDEVMEALSKHDFDAEQKDNVIIVKGKSVHAMNAPEGINAVVRLGIALADVFPNIDMLKFFKAFGEDANATNILGDVSDDVSGKLTFNISSLEITDTQSQIQIDMRIPVKVKHDELIEQLSSAVKKFNLEYVNFDYVAPLYVPTDSDLVKTLMSAYQDVSGDKKSKPAISGGATFARTMNNTVAFGAMMPTTPDFMHQVNENWSKKDMRMAMEIYAEAIYRLCVK from the coding sequence ATGGAAAAATTTATTACTGACAGCATTCAGGATTCGGCAATCAAAGATTTGGCCAAGGTAATTGCAATTCCTTCATTTAGTTCAGATCCTGAAGCTAATGCACCATTTGGCGATGGACCTAAAAAGGCTTTGACAAAAGTTTTGGAAATTGCTGATGCTCTGGGTTTTACAACTTATGAAGATCCTGAAGGATACTATGGATATGCTGATATTGGTGACGGAGACAAGACTTTTGGATTAGTCTGTCATATGGATGAAGTTCCAGCGGGTGATAATAGTGCCTGGGATTCAGATCCTTTTAAATTAGTAGAAAAAGATGGAAAGTTGTTTGGACGTGGGACTCAGGACGATAAAGGCCCCAGTTTAGCTGCCATGTACGCAGTTAAAGCTATCCTGGATGCCGGTTATTCTTTCAATAAAAAAATCAGATTTATTTTTGGAACTGATGAGGAAACTTTGTGGAGATGTTTGGCACAATATAACAAAAAAGAAGATCCGATTGATTTAGGAATAGCTCCTGATGCAGAATTTCCACTGATTTACGCTGAAAAAGGACTACAACAGTCATACTTGCAAGGAGCAGGTTCAAAAGAATTACATCTTAATATAGTTGATTCATTTAATGCCGTTCCTGGTCAAGCTGTGTATGATGGACCAAAACAGGATGAAGTAATGGAGGCGTTGTCAAAACATGATTTTGATGCTGAACAGAAGGATAATGTCATTATTGTCAAGGGTAAGTCTGTGCATGCAATGAATGCTCCTGAAGGTATTAATGCTGTTGTTAGACTTGGTATAGCATTGGCTGATGTATTTCCAAATATTGATATGCTCAAATTCTTCAAAGCGTTTGGTGAAGATGCAAATGCTACCAATATACTTGGAGATGTATCAGATGATGTTTCGGGAAAACTAACTTTCAACATTTCAAGTCTAGAAATAACAGACACTCAATCACAAATTCAGATTGATATGAGAATTCCTGTTAAAGTTAAGCACGATGAATTGATCGAGCAATTATCTTCCGCAGTTAAGAAATTTAATTTGGAATATGTCAATTTTGATTATGTAGCTCCTCTATATGTTCCAACTGATAGTGATTTAGTTAAAACATTGATGTCAGCATATCAAGATGTTTCTGGAGATAAGAAGTCTAAACCTGCTATTTCTGGTGGAGCAACTTTTGCTAGAACCATGAATAATACCGTCGCATTTGGTGCTATGATGCCAACCACTCCGGATTTTATGCATCAAGTTAATGAGAATTGGAGTAAAAAAGATATGCGTATGGCTATGGAAATATACGCAGAAGCAATATATCGCCTTTGTGTTAAGTAG
- the dhaL gene encoding dihydroxyacetone kinase subunit DhaL yields the protein MQLTLDEATKWINSFVEKIEHNSATLNELDTAIGDGDHGTNMDRGAKAISEALSKKSPENLSELLKTTAFAMIQKVGGASGPLYGTALLDMSKAAKENDDLAALVQVGADGIKRRGQSDVKMKTMIDVWQPVADDLQAGSLSTDQVTAALNSTKDMVATKGRASYLEEKSAGHLDPGSQSSAYLFESLVEVIGG from the coding sequence ATGCAATTAACATTAGATGAAGCAACAAAATGGATTAATTCATTTGTAGAAAAAATTGAACATAATTCGGCTACTTTGAATGAGCTTGATACTGCGATTGGTGATGGTGACCATGGTACAAACATGGATCGTGGTGCCAAAGCAATTTCCGAGGCATTGTCAAAGAAGAGTCCTGAGAATTTGTCAGAATTATTAAAGACAACGGCATTTGCCATGATTCAGAAAGTTGGTGGAGCTTCAGGTCCTTTATATGGAACAGCATTGCTCGATATGTCAAAAGCTGCCAAGGAAAATGACGATTTGGCAGCACTCGTTCAAGTGGGTGCTGATGGTATCAAACGTCGTGGACAGTCTGATGTCAAAATGAAGACTATGATTGATGTTTGGCAACCTGTTGCGGATGATTTACAAGCTGGATCATTAAGTACTGACCAAGTAACAGCTGCATTGAATTCGACTAAAGACATGGTTGCAACTAAAGGAAGGGCAAGTTATCTTGAAGAGAAATCAGCTGGCCATCTTGATCCTGGCTCACAATCAAGTGCATACTTGTTTGAATCTTTAGTTGAAGTAATAGGAGGTTAA
- the dhaK gene encoding dihydroxyacetone kinase subunit DhaK, protein MKKIINNVENIVPEMVSGLVRSNSDLVEEIPGTTAVVRADAKFASADQVGIVSGGGSGHEPLHAGFVGDGMLSAAVAGEVFTSPTPDQIYEAIKAVDKGKGVLLIVKNYSGDVMNFDMAKEMAEAEDIKIGTVIVDDDISVENSEFTQGKRGVAGTVLVEKILGAAARAGKSLEDLVNLGKSVINNTKTIGIALKAATVPAVGHPGFDLKDDEIEFGIGIHNERGYSVEKIQPSKQLSEELVAKIIDEFDDKTGKFAVLINGMGGTPLMEQYIFANDTFDNLKAKNIDVGYSRVGNMVTSLDMVGISLTIMKVEPQWIDWLNEPATTIAW, encoded by the coding sequence ATGAAAAAAATAATTAACAATGTTGAGAATATTGTTCCTGAAATGGTTTCTGGGTTAGTCAGATCTAATTCAGATTTGGTTGAAGAAATTCCTGGTACGACGGCAGTTGTGAGAGCAGATGCAAAATTTGCATCTGCTGATCAAGTAGGGATTGTATCTGGCGGTGGAAGTGGTCATGAACCACTCCATGCTGGATTTGTGGGTGACGGTATGCTTTCGGCAGCTGTTGCTGGTGAGGTTTTCACATCTCCTACTCCGGATCAAATTTACGAAGCAATCAAGGCGGTTGATAAAGGAAAAGGTGTGTTATTGATCGTTAAAAATTATTCTGGTGATGTCATGAATTTTGATATGGCAAAGGAAATGGCTGAGGCTGAAGATATTAAAATTGGGACAGTCATTGTCGATGATGATATATCTGTTGAAAATAGTGAGTTTACTCAAGGAAAACGTGGAGTTGCCGGAACTGTCTTAGTAGAAAAGATTTTAGGTGCTGCCGCTCGTGCTGGAAAATCGCTCGAAGATCTCGTAAACCTTGGCAAGAGTGTTATCAATAATACTAAAACAATTGGGATTGCATTGAAGGCAGCCACTGTTCCAGCCGTTGGTCATCCAGGATTTGATTTAAAGGATGATGAAATTGAATTTGGTATTGGGATTCATAATGAACGTGGATACTCAGTTGAAAAAATTCAACCTTCAAAACAGTTATCAGAAGAATTAGTAGCTAAAATTATTGATGAATTTGATGATAAGACAGGAAAGTTTGCAGTTTTAATTAATGGAATGGGTGGAACACCACTCATGGAACAATATATTTTTGCTAACGATACTTTTGATAATCTGAAAGCCAAAAATATTGATGTTGGATATAGTCGTGTAGGAAACATGGTTACTTCGCTTGATATGGTTGGAATCTCTTTAACGATTATGAAAGTTGAACCTCAGTGGATTGACTGGTTAAACGAACCAGCAACAACAATCGCTTGGTAG
- a CDS encoding Cof-type HAD-IIB family hydrolase, translating into MISFMGTDLDGTLLDSQQNISIENIRAIRLAVDAGITFAICSGRTLDSVAKYFENDLQVPGYKVLLNGAVILDPNNRKISDRPMAKAVVERLLSSVNGYGFKAVIDGLDSTYVTDPELSGSTYYGGVSKRNVVVSSIDELRRINDKPDSVIYKVCFSASEDRLSTLTQKIESFASMPVVVSRSGDTYYEINSLDCTKLSALQRISKVAGIPIREFMCFGDYGNDLEMIRGVGYGVAMDNALPEVKSVADFVTTTNEQHGVASIINKVLTGEIK; encoded by the coding sequence ATGATCAGTTTCATGGGGACTGACTTGGATGGTACATTACTTGATAGTCAGCAAAACATTTCAATTGAAAATATTCGCGCCATCCGTCTGGCTGTTGATGCTGGAATTACATTTGCAATTTGTTCTGGTAGAACGCTTGATTCCGTCGCAAAGTATTTCGAAAATGATTTACAAGTACCTGGCTACAAAGTATTGCTAAATGGTGCAGTTATTTTGGATCCTAATAATCGAAAAATCAGTGATCGTCCAATGGCAAAAGCTGTGGTGGAACGACTTTTGAGTAGTGTGAATGGTTATGGTTTTAAAGCTGTTATTGACGGATTAGATTCCACATACGTAACTGATCCTGAATTAAGTGGATCAACTTATTATGGTGGTGTCAGTAAACGTAACGTTGTAGTTAGTTCAATTGATGAACTACGTAGAATCAATGACAAACCCGATTCTGTTATTTATAAAGTATGTTTTAGTGCGAGTGAAGACAGATTGTCTACTTTAACTCAAAAAATTGAATCATTCGCTTCTATGCCAGTAGTAGTCAGTCGATCTGGGGATACCTATTACGAAATAAATTCTCTTGATTGTACTAAATTGTCAGCTCTTCAACGAATTTCTAAGGTAGCTGGAATTCCTATTAGAGAGTTCATGTGTTTCGGGGATTATGGTAATGATCTCGAAATGATTCGTGGTGTGGGTTATGGTGTTGCCATGGATAATGCTTTACCTGAAGTAAAAAGCGTTGCTGACTTTGTGACTACAACTAATGAACAACATGGTGTAGCTTCGATAATCAATAAGGTGCTAACTGGTGAAATTAAATAG
- the xylB gene encoding xylulokinase yields the protein MSYVMGVDLGTGSVKVSVMDREGKIVSQESSSLSLNQAQPGYSEQNPEDWVTATTVAIVNLALKDHIDLNDIEGISYSGQMHGLVLLGSDNQVLRPAILWDDTRTTEQCKEIMDKCGDDFIKITKNRPLEGFTLPKILWVKENEPQIFKQAKTFVLPKDYLRYRMTGDLSMEYSDAAGTVLLDVVKKQWSSEICEKLGLDISICPKLVNSVDEVGTISDKYATFSGMSTKTKVFAGAADNAAGALGAGILDESKVMISTGTSGVVLKYENQTDGYQGQLHFFNHSIPNEYYSMGVTLAAGHSLKWLYQTFGNDKSFDDFVKLAAKAPVGAHGLIFTPYIVGERTPYADSKIRGSFIGVSSINTKADFVRSVMEGVIFSYADILKIYHDHGQHFDTVYSIGGGAKSPVWLQIQANVFNTKVSTLENEQEPGLGAAMIAAVGVKWFSTLSECAEKFVKKGKSYWPEPESADKYQKLYKIYSQVYAQTKEMNHELIDFRNND from the coding sequence ATGAGTTATGTAATGGGAGTCGACCTTGGAACCGGTTCTGTGAAGGTTTCAGTGATGGACAGAGAAGGCAAGATTGTTTCACAAGAAAGTTCAAGTCTTTCTTTGAATCAAGCACAACCCGGATACAGTGAACAAAACCCAGAAGATTGGGTTACTGCAACTACTGTGGCCATCGTAAATCTGGCTTTAAAAGATCATATTGATCTCAATGACATTGAAGGAATAAGTTATTCAGGTCAAATGCATGGGCTAGTTTTATTAGGATCAGACAATCAAGTATTGCGTCCGGCAATTTTGTGGGATGACACTAGAACAACTGAGCAGTGTAAAGAAATCATGGACAAATGTGGCGATGACTTCATTAAAATCACTAAAAACCGTCCACTGGAAGGATTTACCCTACCAAAAATTTTGTGGGTCAAGGAAAATGAACCACAAATATTTAAACAGGCTAAAACATTTGTTTTACCAAAAGATTATCTTCGATACCGTATGACTGGTGACTTGAGTATGGAATATTCAGATGCTGCCGGTACAGTATTGTTAGATGTTGTTAAGAAACAATGGAGTTCGGAAATTTGTGAAAAACTGGGATTGGATATTAGTATTTGTCCAAAATTAGTTAATTCAGTTGATGAAGTTGGAACTATTAGTGACAAATATGCCACATTTTCTGGAATGTCCACCAAGACCAAAGTTTTTGCTGGTGCAGCTGACAATGCCGCTGGAGCACTTGGAGCGGGAATTCTTGATGAAAGTAAAGTAATGATTAGTACTGGTACATCTGGAGTTGTTCTAAAATATGAGAACCAGACTGATGGGTATCAAGGACAACTACATTTCTTTAATCATTCAATTCCAAATGAGTATTATTCAATGGGAGTAACTTTAGCTGCCGGGCATAGTTTGAAGTGGTTATATCAAACCTTCGGAAATGATAAATCGTTTGACGATTTTGTTAAATTGGCAGCCAAAGCACCGGTTGGTGCCCATGGATTAATTTTTACACCATACATAGTCGGAGAGAGAACTCCTTATGCGGATAGTAAAATTCGTGGTAGTTTTATTGGGGTTTCAAGCATTAACACCAAAGCTGATTTTGTTAGATCAGTTATGGAAGGCGTGATTTTCTCTTACGCCGATATTTTAAAAATTTATCATGATCATGGACAACACTTTGATACAGTATATTCAATTGGTGGAGGTGCAAAGAGTCCAGTTTGGCTTCAAATTCAAGCTAATGTGTTTAACACTAAAGTTTCAACTTTAGAAAATGAGCAAGAACCAGGACTTGGTGCAGCCATGATTGCTGCTGTTGGAGTAAAATGGTTTAGTACATTATCAGAGTGTGCAGAGAAATTTGTTAAAAAGGGTAAGAGTTATTGGCCCGAACCTGAAAGTGCTGATAAGTACCAAAAGCTATACAAAATTTATTCTCAAGTATATGCACAAACAAAAGAAATGAATCATGAACTAATTGATTTTAGGAATAATGATTAA
- the menD gene encoding 2-succinyl-5-enolpyruvyl-6-hydroxy-3-cyclohexene-1-carboxylic-acid synthase: protein MNEVMTKNIKIFLMSLISQNVKNFVISPGSRSTPVVILLAEIAKNNSDIKLYIDVDERSASFLGIGLSKKLHLPVALICTSGTAATEYSSAVAEAKLSKIPLIVVTTDRPMELSDIGAPQAINQQNLYGENTKSFVNLNLQDEGLEVSKYVEFETQRIAMSAVHEPVGPIQINLPLRKPLMPNLDTDDPSINKIQSLVKRADVGVDWLKKFNNKKVLIIAGPESNNYHNQLIKLATEKRIPLISDILSNTRDDSEYVVNNFDLISKKMNPKNLSEYQPDVILKFGGTLVSAPISNWLSSLNSQTTVVNINNTELNDYTLSTNAIIDGSEVDVIDAINKLDFKTDVYYSQEILKLDQKAESIKNKLIEQNFSEMSVAQVMDESVEPDSNIFLSNSMPVRDFENYYFGTQNRNIYCNRGANGIDGVTSSAMGVAIDFLHNYLVIGDLAFFHDMNGLMMAKRYNIPITIVVVNNNGGGIFSFLPQAKADEYFETLFGTPQNIKIKNVANLYDFEYLRVESENEFKKALSDSSKQKIIEVVSSRPDNVANHKLLEKQFGEGIDKYVETNR from the coding sequence ATGAATGAAGTAATGACAAAAAATATTAAAATATTTTTGATGAGTTTAATAAGTCAGAATGTTAAAAACTTTGTCATTTCACCTGGTTCACGTTCAACGCCAGTTGTTATTTTACTTGCTGAAATTGCCAAGAATAATTCCGATATTAAGTTATACATTGATGTTGATGAACGAAGTGCTAGCTTTCTTGGTATCGGATTATCAAAAAAACTGCATTTGCCCGTAGCCTTAATTTGTACCTCAGGTACAGCAGCAACCGAATATTCATCTGCTGTTGCTGAAGCAAAACTGTCCAAAATTCCTTTAATTGTTGTTACTACTGACAGACCAATGGAACTATCTGACATTGGAGCTCCTCAAGCTATTAATCAGCAAAATCTTTATGGTGAAAATACGAAGTCATTCGTAAATTTGAATCTGCAAGATGAGGGATTGGAAGTATCAAAGTATGTCGAGTTCGAAACTCAAAGAATAGCTATGTCTGCAGTGCATGAACCAGTTGGTCCGATTCAAATTAATCTTCCTTTAAGAAAACCCTTGATGCCAAATTTGGATACAGATGATCCTTCAATTAATAAAATTCAATCATTAGTCAAAAGAGCAGATGTTGGGGTGGATTGGCTTAAAAAATTTAATAATAAAAAAGTATTAATTATAGCAGGTCCGGAATCAAACAATTATCATAATCAATTAATTAAACTAGCCACGGAAAAAAGGATTCCATTGATTTCAGATATTTTGTCAAATACGCGCGATGATTCTGAATACGTAGTCAACAACTTTGATCTAATCAGCAAAAAAATGAATCCCAAAAATCTTTCGGAGTATCAACCAGATGTTATTTTAAAATTTGGCGGTACATTAGTGTCTGCTCCCATTTCAAACTGGCTTTCAAGTTTGAATTCCCAAACAACCGTAGTTAATATTAATAATACTGAGTTAAATGATTATACATTAAGTACCAATGCGATTATCGATGGATCAGAAGTCGATGTCATTGACGCTATTAATAAACTCGATTTCAAAACTGACGTTTATTATTCACAGGAAATATTGAAGCTTGATCAAAAAGCTGAATCAATTAAAAATAAATTAATTGAACAAAACTTTTCAGAAATGTCCGTTGCACAAGTAATGGATGAATCTGTGGAACCAGATTCAAATATCTTTTTGAGCAATAGTATGCCTGTTAGGGATTTTGAAAACTATTATTTCGGTACTCAAAATCGCAATATATATTGCAATCGTGGAGCAAATGGAATTGATGGAGTTACATCGTCAGCGATGGGAGTGGCAATAGATTTCCTACATAATTATTTAGTAATCGGTGATCTCGCATTTTTCCATGATATGAATGGGTTAATGATGGCAAAAAGATACAACATTCCCATTACAATCGTTGTTGTTAACAATAATGGTGGAGGGATTTTCTCGTTTTTACCTCAAGCAAAAGCTGATGAATATTTCGAAACACTATTTGGAACTCCACAAAATATTAAAATAAAAAATGTCGCAAATTTGTATGACTTTGAATATCTAAGAGTGGAGAGTGAGAATGAATTTAAAAAAGCCCTCAGTGATTCTTCAAAGCAAAAAATAATTGAAGTTGTGAGCTCTCGTCCAGACAATGTTGCAAACCATAAGCTGCTGGAGAAACAGTTTGGTGAAGGAATTGATAAGTATGTCGAAACTAATCGTTAA